The Aquidulcibacter paucihalophilus genomic interval ACCGACCAGGTCCAGTCGCCCTGTGTGCCATCGGCCCGGCCGAAGCCGGTCATGCCGGAGATGGCGGTCATTGGGCGGGTGCCGGGGCCGGAATGCGGATCACGCGTGCGCCGGGGGGAACAGCCATGCCGGACGTCGGGTTGGCCGGGGGAACTTCCGGGACCGGCGTCAGGGTCGGGGCCTCGGGCGCGGCAGGCGGCAGCCCCGCCCGGCGGCGCTCGACCTCGCGCCAGCGGGCGACATTGGCGAGGTGCTCGTCATAGGTCCGGGCGAAGGCGTGGCCGCCCGAGCCGTCGGCGACGAAGAACAGGTCGCTGGTCGAGGGTGGATTGAGCACGGCGGCGACGGCGTCCCGGCCCGGGTTGGAAATGGCCGTCGGAGGCAGGCCGTCGATCTGGTAGGTGTTCCACGGATTGGGCCGGTCGAGTTCGGACCGTCTCAGGCCCCGGCGCAGCGGCACGCCCTTGGTGATGCCGTATTCGATCGTCGGGTCGCTCTCCAGCCGCATGCCGGACCGCAGCCGGTTGGTGAAGACGGCGGCGACACGCGGGCGTTCGGCGGCCACGCCGGTCTCCTTCTCGACGATGGAGGCAAGGATCATCGCCTCCTCCGGCGTGCGGACCACGGTGGCGGGGCCGCGCGCGGCCCAGAGGCGGGCGAGGTTCTCGTCACGGGCGCGGCGCATGCGGCCAATGACCGAGGCGCGGGTCTCGCCGCGGCTGATCTCATACGTGTCGGGCCAGAGGCTGGCCTCCGCCGGGATGGCGTTGATCGTTCCGGTCAGAATCGCCTGTTTGTTGAGGATCTCGACCGCCTGGGCCGAGGACCAGCCTTCGGGCAGGGTGACATAGTGGCGGACCACCCGGCCCTCGACCAGCAGGACAAGGACGGAGCGCAGCGAGGCCTTGCTCGGCACCTCATATTCGCCGGCGCGCAGCTTGCGGTCGGCGCCGGTCAGGGTGGCGGCGGCCTTGAACATGTCGGTCGAGCGGATCACGCCCGCGGACTTGAGTGTGGCCGCGATGGCGCTGACGCCGGCGCCGCTGGGCAGGCTGACGACGGTCGACTCACCCTCGCGGGCGGCCGGTCCGGGGGCGTAGAAGACGCTCCAGGCCGCGACGAGGGCGATGATCAGGAAGGTGCTGAAGGTGGCCGTGGCGGCCAGAAACGCCGTCTTGCGGCCGGAACGACGCTCCACCGACATCAGCCGACCTTCCGGAAGATGACCGAGGCGTTGGTGCCGCCGAAGCCGAAGCTATTCGACATGGCCACGTCGATCTCCATCGGCTGGCCCTTGCCGCGCACCATGTTCAGGGCCGTCTCGCGCTCGGGATTGTCGAGGTTGATGGTCGGCGGGGCGATCTGGTCACGGATGGCCAGGATGCAGAAGATGGCCTCGATGGCCCCGGCGGCGCCGAGCAGGTGGCCTGTCATCGACTTGGTTGAGGACAGGGCGACGTTGGGCGCGTGCTCGCCCATCAGCTTCTCGATGGCACCGGCCTCGATCCAGTCCGCCATGGTCGAGGTGCCGTGGGCGTTGACGTAGTCGATGTCGGCGGCGGTGATGCCGGCGCGTTTCACCGCCATCTGCATGGCGCGATAGCCGCCGTCGCCGTCCTCGGCCGGGGCCGTGATGTGATAGGCGTCGCCGCTCATGCCGTAGCCGACGACCTCGGCATAGATGGTCGCGCCGCGTGCCTTGGCGTGCTCGTACTCTTCCAGCACCACAATGCCGGCGCCCTCGCCCATGACGAAGCCGGAGTGGTCATTGTCCCAGGGCCGCGAGGCCTTTTCGGGCGTATCGTTATAGGCGGTGCACAGGGCCTTGCAGGCGAGGAAGCCGGCGATGCCGATGGGGACGATGGAGCTTTCCGCCCCGCCCGCGACCATGACGTCGGCGTCGTCCAGCATGATCATCCGCGCCGCGTCGCCAATGGCGTGGGCCCCGGTGGCGCAGGCGGTGACGACCGAGTGATTCGGGCCCTTGAGGCCGTGGCGGATCGAGATCTGGCCCGAGGTCAGATTGATCAGGGCGGAGGGGATGAAGAAGGGGCTGACCCGGCGCGGGCCCTGCTCCTTCAGGATGATGGCGGTGTCGGCGATGGGGCCGAGGCCCCCGATGCCGGAGCCGACCATGACGCCGGTGCGCTCGCGCTGTTCCTCGGTCTCGGGCTTCCAGCCGGCGTCGGCCAGGGCCTCGTCGGCGGCGGCGATGGCGTAGACGATGAAGTCGTCGACCCGCTTGCGGTCCTTGGGAGACATGACCTTTTCGTGGTCGAACACGCCCGGCTGGCCGGGGGCACCGCCGCCGCGGCCATCGACCGACGGGATCTCGCCCGCGATGGTGCAGCCATAGCCTTCGGTGTCGAAATTGGTGATCGGGCCGATGCCAGAGCGACCTTCGAGGATGCCCTTCCAGTTATGCTCCACGCCCCATCCGAGCGGGGTGAGCAGACCGAGGCCGGTGACGACGACGCGGCGCATGAGCGCTCCTCGTTACAGAATCCAGACCACAAACAGTAATGGCCGCCGGGCGGCCCCGCTAGGGGCGCGCCACGGCGGCCATCAAAGCCGTTCGAAAAGGGCGGCGATCAGCCGGCCAGCTTCTCGTCGATGAACTTCACGGCGTCGCCGACCGTCTGGATGTGTTCGGCGGCGTCGTCCGGGATTTCGATGTCGAATTCTTCCTCGAAGGCCATGACCAGTTCGACGTTGTCGAGCGAGTCAGCGCCCAGGTCGTCGATGAAGCTGGCCTTTTCAACGACCTTTTCCGGATCGGCGTCCAGGTGGTCGATGACGATCTTGCGGACGCGTTCCAGGGTGTCGGACATGGGTGTCTCTGCTTTCAGGGCCGCCGCAGCGGCTGTTGTCTCAAATCCTGCCGTATGACGACGGCGACGGCGACGCAAGCCTTGAACGAAGACTCACGACAACCGGTTGCCGAGGCTTTAGCACGGCGGCGCGGGCGGAAAATAGCCCGTTACCGGGTTTGAACGCTCCGGTTCACCCACCAGACCAGCCCGGCACCCACCAGCGCCAGAGGCGCGCCGTAGATGGCCCAGATGATCTGGCCGGTCATGAAGCTGCCCGGCAGGATGTTCAGCCCCTGCAGAACCCAGATGATGCCGATCAGCAGCATGGGGCCGCTGAGGATGGTGGCGAGGATGCGGAGAAATTTCATGTGTTCTGGTCCTTTCGTCATCCTCCGGCGAGCGCAGCGAGACCGGGGGACCCAGCGGCGCCGAAGGCGATCTGTTCACGTACAACGTCTGACGTTCCGGTTCGCGACAGCTTCGCGCTCGCGCGCGCCGCTGGGTCCCCCGGTCTGCGGCGCTGCGCGCCTTGCCGGAGGATGACGAAAGAGATCAGATCATCGCCATGCCGCCGTTCACGTGCAGGGTCTGCCCCGTGACATAGGCGGCTTCGTCCGAGGACAGATAGACGGCAGCGGCGGCGATCTCGTCGCCCGTACCGAGGCGGCCGGCGGGGATGTTCTTCAGAATGGTCTCGCGCTGGGTGTCGTTCAGGACGTCGGTCATGGGCGAGGCGATGAAGCCGGGCGCGATGCAGTTGACCGTGATGCCGCGCGAGCCGACTTCCTGCGCCAGCGACTTGGAGAAACCGATCATGCCGGCCTTGGAGGCGGCGTAGTTGGTCTGGCCGGGGTTGCCGGTGACTCCGACCACCGAGGTGATGCCGATGATGCGGCCCGAACGGCGTTTCATCATCCCCTTCATCGCGGCGCGCGACAGGCGGAAATAGCTCTCGAGATTGACCCGGATCACATCCTGGAAGTCCTCGTCCTTCATCCGCATCAGAAGGCCGTCCTTTGTGATCCCGGCGTTGGCGACGAGGATGTCGAGAGGGGCGCCCGCGGCTTCCTCGGCCCGGGCCAGCAGGCCGTCGACCGATTCTGCGTCGGACAGGTTTGCGGCGGCGGCGAAAGCGCGCTCGCCGAGTTCCTTAGCCAGATCCTGCAGCACGGCCTCGCGGGTGCCGGACAGCACGACGGTCGCGCCCTGTGCGTGCAGGGCCCGGGCGATGGCCCCGCCGATGCCGCCGGTGGCTCCGGTCACGAGGGCGGTCTTGCCTGTGAGATTGAACATTGGCGGGCTCCGTGTCGGAAGAATGGAGGGTGATTGGTGGTTGGTGGCTGGTGATTTGCGCGGAAAGGCTGGTGATCAGAGATCACGGGCGGCGCCCCAAACCGGCCCGTCACCAGTCACCAACCACCAATCACCTCAAAACGACTTCGCGAACGCTTCCAGGTCTTCGGGCGTGTTCAGCGACAGGCTCTCGGCATCCGGCGCGATTCGCTTCGCCATGCCGGCCAGCACCTTGCCCGAGCCGATCTCGGCGAAGCGGGTCACCCCGCCCTCCCCGGCCATCCACTCCATGCTCTCGCGCCAGCGGACACGGCCGGTGACCTGTTCGACCAGCAGGCGGCGCAGGACCTCGGGGTCGCGCTCGGGGCGGGCGGTGACATTGGCGACCACGGCGACCGAGGGGGCGACGATGGTCGCGGAGGCGAGGGCCGTGGCCATCTCATCGGCGGCGGGCTGCATCAGCGGGCAGTGGAAGGGCGCGGAGACGTTCAGCGGAATGGCGCGCGCGCCCAGCTCCTTGGCCTTTTCGATGGCGCGGTCGACGGCGGCCTTGTCGCCCGAGATGACGATATTGCCGGCGTTGTTGTCATTGGCGACGACGCAGACGCCGACCTCGGAGCCCGCGGCAGCGGCAGCCTCGGCGAGGGCCAGGTCGGTCTTCGGCCCGATCAGCGAAGCCATGGCGCCCTTGCCGACGGGCACAGCGCGCTGCATGGCCTGACCGCGCAGTTTCAGCAGGCGGGCGGTGTCGGCGAGGGTGATCGAACCGGCGGCACAGAGGGCCGAATATTCGCCGAGCGAATGGCCGGCGACGAAGCCGGCGCGGCTGACGTCGACGCCGAACTCGACCTTGAGCACGCGAGCGGCGGCCAGCGAGACGGCCATCAGGGCCGGCTGGGCGTTCTCGGTCAGGGTCAGCTGGTCCTCGGGGCCCTCACGCATCAGGACCGACAGCTTCTGGCCCAGGGCCTCGTCGATCTCGGCGTAGACCTCACGCGCCGAGGCGAAGGCGTCGGCCAGCGCCACCCCCATGCCGACCGACTGGCTGCCTTGTCCGGGGAACAGCAGGGCGAGGGTCATGTCGGGTCTCCGGCGGTGTTGAATCGAGCCGGAGGGGTAGGACGATCAGGCCGCAGGGGCAAGATCGCTGGAAACCGCACAGGGTTCATCACAACGGCCACAACGGACTCACAACGAACACGACGGTGCCAGTGGGCCCGCGTCTCCCGTCAGGGAGGCGCAAAAGATCCCGATTGCGGGCAAGGGCCCGCGACGAAGGAACCAGGCTGGCTCCCGTCGTGTCTCTTCGTTGTGTTCGTTGTGATGAAACGGCCTCGCCCCGGGGCAAGCCCGCAACCTCGGAAGCCCACTACGACCCGATCAGAACAACACCGCCGGGTTCATGATCCGGTGCGGGTCGATCGCGGCTCGGACCGCCTGCATGGTCCGGATTTCCAACGGCGACTTGTAGCGCCGGGCCTCTTCCGTCTTGAGCCGGCCGAGGCCGTGTTCGGCCGAGATGGATCCGTCGTAGCGGGCGACGATGTCGTGGACGATCTGCGAGCCTTCCTCCCAGCGGGCAAGAAATGCCTTCAGGTCGCCGCCCGGCGGGCACAGGACGTCATAGTGGAGGTTGCCGTCGCCGACGTGGCCGAAGGCGCTGACCCGGGCTCCGGGGTGGAAGCGCTCGACGGCGGCGGTGGCCTCGTCGAGGAATTCGGCGATGCGGGAGAGCGGGACGGAGACATCGTGTTTCCAGCCGCCGCCCTCCGGCTTCTGGGCCCCGGACTGTTCCTCGCGGACCTTCCAGAAGGCGGCGCGCTGGGCGTCGTTCTGGGCGATGGCGGCGTCGTTGATCAGGCCGGTCTCGAAGGCATGGGTCAGCAGCCGCTCCATGGCCGCGTCGGCCGCGCCGGGCTCGCCCGAGACCAGTTCGATCAGAACGTACCAGGGCGGCGTCGAGTCCAGCGGCTCGCGCGTGTCAGGCACATTGGCGAGGACGAAACCCATGCCGATCCGCTTCATCAGCTCGAAGGCCTCGACTCCGCCGCCGGTCTCGGCCTTGGCGCGGGCCAGCAGTTCGATGGCGGCAGCGGGCGCGTCGAGCCCGACCATGGCCGTGGCCCGGCTGCGCATGACGGGGAACAGTTTCAGCGTCGCGGCGGTGACCACGCCGAGCGTGCCCTCGGCCCCGATCAGCAGCTGTTTCAGGTCATAGCCGGTGTTGTCCTTGCGGAGCCGTTTGAGGCCGTTGAAGACCTCGCCGTCGGGCATGACCGCCTCGATGCCCAGCACCAGATCGCGCATCATGCCGTAGCGGAGCACGGCGGTGCCGCCGGCATTGGTCGAGATGACCCCGCCGATGGTGGCCGTGCCCTCTGCCGCGAGGCTGAGCGGGAACAGGCGGTCGGCGGCGGCGGCGGCCTGCTGGGCTTCCAGCAGGGTGATCCCCGCCTCCACGATCATGGCGTCGTCCAGCGGCGTGACATCCCGCACGGCGCGCAGCTTGCGGGTCGAGAGCAGGACCTCGCCAAAGGGAATCTGGCCGCCGACGAGGCCGGTATCGCCGCCCTGGGGGACAATGGCGATGCGGTGCTCCGCGCAGACGCGGATGGCGGCGGCGACCTGGGCGGTCGAACGCGGCGTCAGCATCAGCGGCGAATGGCCGTGCCAGCGATTACGCCACTCGGTCAGCCACGGCGCGATCTCGGCCGGATCCTCGGTCCAGCCGCCCTCGCCGAGGGCCGATTTCAGGGCAACGAGGGCGGCGGGCAACGGGACGGTCATGCCGCCCTTGTCTCAAAGTCGTGGGCTCGGCGAAAGGGCCGTGTCAGGGTTGGCGCATGTCCATCCCCCTGCCCGCTCCCGTCCCCGCTGTCGGCGTCGTCTGTCTGCGCGGCGATTCGGTGCTGCTGATCCGGCGCGGGACGCCGCCGCGGCAGGGTGAATGGAGCCTGCCGGGCGGGCGCATCGAGCCCGGCGAACGGGCCGTGGACGCGGCCCTGCGGGAACTGCGCGAGGAGACCGGGGTCGAGGCGGAGATCACGGGGCTGATCGACGTGGTCGACGGGCTCTTCCCCGAGGCGGGACGGCACTATGTGCTGATCGACTATGCCGCGCGCTGGCTCTCGGGTGAGCCGGTGGCCGGCGACGATGCCGCGGACGCGCGGTTCGTGGCGCTGGATGAGATCGAGGCCCTGATCGACTGGTCCGAGACGCGGCGGATCATCCGGATGGCCGCCGCCGCGCGCTGAACGACCCGGATTACGCGGATGTCATCTATGCCGCAGCCGGTTTCTGTGGCGTGGCGGCCACAGGGTGCTAACCTGCACGCGACAGGGAGATATCATGGACATGTCGCTTCTATTCACCGTCGCACTGGTCGTGCTGGCCTTCGTGCTGCTGTTCAGCGTGGTCAAGATCGTGCCCCAGGGCCGCGAGATGACCGTCGAACGGTTCGGCAAATACACCCGGACCCTCGCGCCCGGCATCAGCATCCTGACGCCGTTCGTCGAGCGTATCGGCCGTCGCATGAACATGATGGAGCAGGTCCTCGACGTGCCCCAGCAGGAGGTCATCACCAAGGACAATGCCATGGTGAAGGTGGACGCCATCGTCTTCATCCAGGTGATGGAGGCCTCGGCCGCCGCCTACCGGATCGAGAACCTGCCCTACGCCATCACCCAGCTTTGCTCGACCAATCTGCGAACCGTGGTCGGCTCGATGGAGCTGGACGAGGTGCTGTTCCAGCGCGACTCGATCAACTCGCGCCTGCTGACCGTGATCGATGCGGCGACCGAGCCGTGGGGCGTCAAGGTCAACCGGATCGAGATCAAGGACCTGACCCCGCCGGCCGACATCACCAATGCGATGGCCCGCCAGATGAAGGCCGAGCGCGAACGCCGCGCCGTCATCACCGAGGCCGACGGCGAGAAACAGGCCGCCATCGCCCGCGCCGAGGGCGCCAAACAGGCCGCCATTCTGGAGGCCGAGGGCCGCCGCGAAGCCGCCTTCCGCGACGCCGAGGCCCGCGAACGCGAAGCCGAGGCCGAGGCCAAGGCGACCGCCATGGTGTCCCAGGCCATCGCGGCCGGCGACGTCAATGCGATCAACTACTTCGTGGCCCAGAAATATGTCGAGGCCTTCGCCGAACTGGCGCGCAATCCCACGGCCAAGACGGTCATCGTCCCGGCCGAGATGTCCGGCCTGGTCGGCACCATCGCCGGCCTGGGCGAACTGGTGGGTCTGGCCAAGGAACAGCAGCAGGGCCGCAGCGACGTGCGCCGCGACGCCCCGCCGGCGCCGCCCGCGCCCGCTCGCGCCACGCCGCCGCGCCCGCCCCGCCCCTCCGTTCCGAGGACCTGATCCATGGAAGCGCTGACTGACCTGCACGCGGCCCAGCCGTTCTGGATCTGGCTGGCTCTGGGCGTGCTGCTGCTGGCGGTGGAAGCCGCCTTCTCGACCGAATGGCTGCTGTGGCCGGCGGTGTCGGCGGGGGTCGTGGCGGTGGTCACCGCCCTCGGCCTGCCGCTCAACTTCCTCGGCGAAATGGCGCTGTTCGCCGCCCTGACCGTGGCCGCGACCCTGCTGTCACGCCGGCTGATCCAGAGGGTCAATCCTTCAGACAGTCCGGACATCAACGCCCGCGACGCGCGTCTGATCGGCCAGCGGGCCCAGGTGGTCCAAGGCTTCGTGGACGGCCGCGGCCGGGTGTTCGTTTCCGGGGCCGAATGGGTCGCCGAGATCGAGGGTGCCGCCCCTCTGGCCGGCGAGAGCGTCATCGTCGAGGGAATGGACGGGCCGAAGCTGAAGGTGCGGCCGGCCTAACCGGCCCGCATATCCTCGATCCCGCGGTTGGCGAGACCGTCGGCGCGTTCGTTCAGCTCATGGCCGG includes:
- the mltG gene encoding endolytic transglycosylase MltG; the protein is MSVERRSGRKTAFLAATATFSTFLIIALVAAWSVFYAPGPAAREGESTVVSLPSGAGVSAIAATLKSAGVIRSTDMFKAAATLTGADRKLRAGEYEVPSKASLRSVLVLLVEGRVVRHYVTLPEGWSSAQAVEILNKQAILTGTINAIPAEASLWPDTYEISRGETRASVIGRMRRARDENLARLWAARGPATVVRTPEEAMILASIVEKETGVAAERPRVAAVFTNRLRSGMRLESDPTIEYGITKGVPLRRGLRRSELDRPNPWNTYQIDGLPPTAISNPGRDAVAAVLNPPSTSDLFFVADGSGGHAFARTYDEHLANVARWREVERRRAGLPPAAPEAPTLTPVPEVPPANPTSGMAVPPGARVIRIPAPAPAQ
- the fabF gene encoding beta-ketoacyl-ACP synthase II — protein: MRRVVVTGLGLLTPLGWGVEHNWKGILEGRSGIGPITNFDTEGYGCTIAGEIPSVDGRGGGAPGQPGVFDHEKVMSPKDRKRVDDFIVYAIAAADEALADAGWKPETEEQRERTGVMVGSGIGGLGPIADTAIILKEQGPRRVSPFFIPSALINLTSGQISIRHGLKGPNHSVVTACATGAHAIGDAARMIMLDDADVMVAGGAESSIVPIGIAGFLACKALCTAYNDTPEKASRPWDNDHSGFVMGEGAGIVVLEEYEHAKARGATIYAEVVGYGMSGDAYHITAPAEDGDGGYRAMQMAVKRAGITAADIDYVNAHGTSTMADWIEAGAIEKLMGEHAPNVALSSTKSMTGHLLGAAGAIEAIFCILAIRDQIAPPTINLDNPERETALNMVRGKGQPMEIDVAMSNSFGFGGTNASVIFRKVG
- a CDS encoding acyl carrier protein; protein product: MSDTLERVRKIVIDHLDADPEKVVEKASFIDDLGADSLDNVELVMAFEEEFDIEIPDDAAEHIQTVGDAVKFIDEKLAG
- the fabG gene encoding 3-oxoacyl-[acyl-carrier-protein] reductase; translated protein: MFNLTGKTALVTGATGGIGGAIARALHAQGATVVLSGTREAVLQDLAKELGERAFAAAANLSDAESVDGLLARAEEAAGAPLDILVANAGITKDGLLMRMKDEDFQDVIRVNLESYFRLSRAAMKGMMKRRSGRIIGITSVVGVTGNPGQTNYAASKAGMIGFSKSLAQEVGSRGITVNCIAPGFIASPMTDVLNDTQRETILKNIPAGRLGTGDEIAAAAVYLSSDEAAYVTGQTLHVNGGMAMI
- the fabD gene encoding ACP S-malonyltransferase, whose amino-acid sequence is MTLALLFPGQGSQSVGMGVALADAFASAREVYAEIDEALGQKLSVLMREGPEDQLTLTENAQPALMAVSLAAARVLKVEFGVDVSRAGFVAGHSLGEYSALCAAGSITLADTARLLKLRGQAMQRAVPVGKGAMASLIGPKTDLALAEAAAAAGSEVGVCVVANDNNAGNIVISGDKAAVDRAIEKAKELGARAIPLNVSAPFHCPLMQPAADEMATALASATIVAPSVAVVANVTARPERDPEVLRRLLVEQVTGRVRWRESMEWMAGEGGVTRFAEIGSGKVLAGMAKRIAPDAESLSLNTPEDLEAFAKSF
- a CDS encoding FAD-binding oxidoreductase — encoded protein: MTVPLPAALVALKSALGEGGWTEDPAEIAPWLTEWRNRWHGHSPLMLTPRSTAQVAAAIRVCAEHRIAIVPQGGDTGLVGGQIPFGEVLLSTRKLRAVRDVTPLDDAMIVEAGITLLEAQQAAAAADRLFPLSLAAEGTATIGGVISTNAGGTAVLRYGMMRDLVLGIEAVMPDGEVFNGLKRLRKDNTGYDLKQLLIGAEGTLGVVTAATLKLFPVMRSRATAMVGLDAPAAAIELLARAKAETGGGVEAFELMKRIGMGFVLANVPDTREPLDSTPPWYVLIELVSGEPGAADAAMERLLTHAFETGLINDAAIAQNDAQRAAFWKVREEQSGAQKPEGGGWKHDVSVPLSRIAEFLDEATAAVERFHPGARVSAFGHVGDGNLHYDVLCPPGGDLKAFLARWEEGSQIVHDIVARYDGSISAEHGLGRLKTEEARRYKSPLEIRTMQAVRAAIDPHRIMNPAVLF
- a CDS encoding NUDIX hydrolase, producing the protein MSIPLPAPVPAVGVVCLRGDSVLLIRRGTPPRQGEWSLPGGRIEPGERAVDAALRELREETGVEAEITGLIDVVDGLFPEAGRHYVLIDYAARWLSGEPVAGDDAADARFVALDEIEALIDWSETRRIIRMAAAAR
- a CDS encoding SPFH domain-containing protein, with translation MSLLFTVALVVLAFVLLFSVVKIVPQGREMTVERFGKYTRTLAPGISILTPFVERIGRRMNMMEQVLDVPQQEVITKDNAMVKVDAIVFIQVMEASAAAYRIENLPYAITQLCSTNLRTVVGSMELDEVLFQRDSINSRLLTVIDAATEPWGVKVNRIEIKDLTPPADITNAMARQMKAERERRAVITEADGEKQAAIARAEGAKQAAILEAEGRREAAFRDAEAREREAEAEAKATAMVSQAIAAGDVNAINYFVAQKYVEAFAELARNPTAKTVIVPAEMSGLVGTIAGLGELVGLAKEQQQGRSDVRRDAPPAPPAPARATPPRPPRPSVPRT
- a CDS encoding NfeD family protein, with translation MEALTDLHAAQPFWIWLALGVLLLAVEAAFSTEWLLWPAVSAGVVAVVTALGLPLNFLGEMALFAALTVAATLLSRRLIQRVNPSDSPDINARDARLIGQRAQVVQGFVDGRGRVFVSGAEWVAEIEGAAPLAGESVIVEGMDGPKLKVRPA